In Frondihabitans sp. PAMC 28766, a genomic segment contains:
- the rocD gene encoding ornithine--oxo-acid transaminase, with product MSSATHPTGGATGASGATGASGATGASGATGATDATDAAIAVEDASLAHNYHPLPVVVATASGAWVTDVEGRRYLDCLAAYSAVNFGHGNERLVKAARDQLDRVTLTSRAFHNDQLGPFAAALANLLGKEMVLPMNTGAEAVESAIKVARAWGYRVKGVPEGRAKIIVADGNFHGRTTTIISFSSDPEARSDFGPYTPGFVSVPYGDEAVLEAAIDDDTVAVLIEPIQGEAGVVVPPTTYLPFIRRVTTERNVLFIADEIQSGLGRTGSTVACDLVGVVPDLYLLGKALGGGIVPVSAVVGDRAVLGVLRPGEHGSTFGGNPLAAAVGLEVVRMLSSGEFQQRASELGERLRTSLDSLIGHGVVAVRGAGLWAGVDIDPALGTGREVSEGLMRRGVLAKDTHGSTIRLAPPLVVTADELDWAVAQLEAVLADLRG from the coding sequence ATGAGCAGCGCGACGCACCCGACGGGCGGTGCGACTGGCGCGAGCGGTGCGACTGGCGCGAGCGGTGCGACTGGCGCGAGCGGCGCGACTGGCGCGACCGACGCGACCGACGCCGCCATCGCGGTCGAGGACGCGTCGCTCGCGCACAACTACCACCCGCTGCCGGTCGTCGTCGCCACGGCGTCCGGCGCGTGGGTCACCGACGTCGAGGGTCGTCGCTACCTCGACTGCCTCGCCGCCTACTCCGCGGTCAACTTCGGCCACGGCAATGAGCGTCTGGTGAAGGCCGCGCGTGACCAGCTCGACCGCGTGACGCTCACCTCTCGGGCCTTCCACAACGACCAGCTCGGGCCTTTCGCCGCGGCCCTCGCGAACCTCCTCGGCAAAGAGATGGTGCTGCCGATGAACACCGGCGCCGAGGCGGTCGAGTCGGCGATCAAGGTCGCCCGCGCCTGGGGCTACCGCGTCAAGGGCGTGCCCGAGGGGCGCGCGAAGATCATCGTGGCCGACGGCAATTTTCACGGCCGCACCACCACGATCATCAGCTTCTCGAGCGACCCCGAGGCGCGGTCCGACTTCGGGCCCTACACGCCCGGGTTCGTCTCGGTGCCCTACGGCGACGAGGCGGTGCTCGAGGCGGCGATCGACGACGACACCGTCGCGGTGCTCATCGAGCCGATCCAGGGCGAGGCCGGTGTGGTCGTGCCGCCGACGACCTACCTCCCCTTCATCCGTCGGGTGACGACCGAGCGCAACGTGCTCTTCATCGCCGACGAGATCCAGTCGGGTCTCGGCCGCACCGGCTCGACCGTCGCGTGCGACCTGGTCGGCGTCGTGCCCGACCTGTATCTGCTCGGTAAGGCTCTCGGTGGCGGAATCGTTCCCGTGTCGGCTGTCGTCGGCGACCGGGCGGTGCTCGGGGTGCTCCGCCCCGGTGAGCACGGCTCGACGTTCGGCGGAAACCCGCTCGCTGCTGCGGTGGGCCTCGAGGTCGTCAGGATGCTGTCGAGCGGCGAATTCCAGCAGCGCGCCTCCGAGCTCGGCGAGCGTCTGCGAACCTCTCTCGACTCTCTGATCGGGCATGGGGTCGTCGCCGTCCGCGGGGCCGGGCTCTGGGCCGGCGTCGACATCGACCCGGCCCTCGGCACGGGCCGCGAGGTTTCCGAGGGCCTGATGCGCCGCGGCGTCCTCGCGAAGGACACACACGGCTCCACGATCCGCCTGGCCCCGCCCCTCGTCGTCACCGCCGACGAGCTCGACTGGGCCGTCGCGCAGCTCGAGGCCGTGCTCGCCGACTTGCGCGGCTGA
- a CDS encoding M23 family metallopeptidase, protein MTLFLRSGNEAALSSGASVSSTRRGGILRSVRSRGGVAVLAAAAVLAGLLAGPPMQADAAAKVSYPSWSDVTKAVTNENLATNEVRSITKLLGTLTSNAAAAQKTADARGQELQEAQMAYDEQESKKEQLQSQADEADRVANASETRAGQLAAQLGRSGSNDLTSDLIANPGKASSLLYKLGAMNKLTEQANGIYADAVQARNTAQGLTDQANVAAKALNDLAVKAKTALAAATAANEAAQEAVTEQSANQARLEAQLTAIKTKRNLTQAAYNKGVAVRRAAAQAAARKAALAAEKAMGITGAPSTSGWTKPAGGYITSGYGWRVDPYTHARALHAGTDLGASCGSPILAAATGTVIYAGPYGGYGNFVLLDNGNNINTGYGHIVDGGIMVTVGQHVTVGQQIAKVGSTGWSTGCHLHFETRIGGTATDAVPFMAARGVTL, encoded by the coding sequence ATGACACTCTTCCTCCGCTCAGGCAACGAGGCGGCCCTCTCCTCGGGCGCCTCTGTCTCTTCGACGCGCCGTGGTGGCATCCTGCGCTCCGTGCGCTCGCGCGGCGGTGTCGCCGTGCTGGCCGCCGCGGCCGTGCTGGCCGGTCTGCTCGCAGGCCCTCCGATGCAGGCCGATGCGGCCGCCAAGGTCAGCTACCCCTCGTGGTCGGACGTGACGAAAGCCGTCACCAACGAGAACCTCGCCACCAACGAGGTCCGCTCCATCACCAAGCTCCTCGGCACGCTCACCAGCAACGCCGCTGCCGCTCAGAAGACCGCTGACGCGCGCGGTCAAGAGCTGCAAGAGGCCCAGATGGCCTACGACGAGCAGGAGAGCAAGAAAGAGCAGCTTCAGTCGCAGGCCGACGAGGCGGACCGCGTCGCGAACGCGAGCGAGACGCGCGCCGGCCAGCTCGCCGCGCAGCTCGGCCGCTCCGGCTCGAACGATCTGACCAGCGACCTCATCGCCAACCCGGGCAAGGCCAGCAGCCTGCTCTACAAGCTCGGAGCGATGAACAAGCTGACCGAACAGGCGAACGGAATCTACGCCGACGCAGTCCAGGCTCGAAACACGGCCCAGGGTCTGACCGACCAGGCGAACGTGGCCGCGAAGGCGCTGAACGACCTCGCGGTCAAGGCGAAGACGGCCCTGGCCGCAGCGACCGCCGCCAACGAGGCCGCCCAGGAGGCGGTCACGGAGCAGAGCGCCAACCAGGCTCGCCTCGAGGCCCAGCTCACGGCGATCAAGACCAAGCGCAATCTCACCCAGGCCGCCTACAACAAGGGCGTCGCCGTGCGCCGCGCCGCCGCCCAGGCTGCCGCTCGGAAAGCCGCGCTGGCCGCCGAGAAGGCGATGGGCATCACGGGCGCGCCGAGCACCTCCGGATGGACGAAGCCGGCTGGCGGCTACATCACGAGCGGCTACGGCTGGCGCGTCGACCCGTACACGCACGCGCGGGCGCTGCACGCCGGCACCGACCTCGGCGCCTCCTGCGGCTCGCCGATCCTGGCCGCCGCGACCGGCACGGTCATCTACGCCGGCCCCTACGGCGGCTACGGCAATTTCGTGCTGCTCGACAACGGCAACAACATCAACACCGGCTACGGCCACATCGTCGACGGCGGGATCATGGTGACCGTCGGTCAGCATGTCACCGTCGGCCAGCAGATCGCGAAGGTCGGCTCCACCGGATGGTCCACCGGGTGCCACCTCCACTTCGAGACGCGCATCGGTGGCACAGCCACCGACGCCGTCCCCTTCATGGCCGCCCGAGGAGTGACCCTGTAA
- a CDS encoding NlpC/P60 family protein → MTPPRRRTPGVHLSGLRRARTACVLAIGAGLVAASAVGLSAPAQASPYPSWSDVQAAKGNQAKAQKEIDALSSAITSLQNRAGTAMDAASGAGERYQVAVLAQQSAAADLKSLKSQQAEAASKAKLSRDRVGQLVAELSHSGGGQLTVTMLTQSKHAGNLLYQLGAMTNLTERTRGLLEQATADEHTATALSDQAASAQSALAERTADAASALKQANSAADTASAALAVQTKNQSQLISQVAYLKGTTAAVETQYYNGQAAGTIADTVAAPSPAKSGGSKASGSGSGGSGSGGSTTPSKAPNPAPSPSKSTTPVAPKPPVSTPKPPVTTPPVTTPPSSGSSAAVNTAIAFAKAQVGKGYVFGGAGPNVYDCSGLMMASYNAAGVYIGGHSVRYQYDYLLAQGRMVPLSQARAGDILIYHNGPDGYYHDAMYLGGGMMIEAPNPSALVRIVPIRYTQLMTTVGRPVG, encoded by the coding sequence GTGACGCCCCCGCGTCGCCGCACACCGGGTGTGCACCTCTCTGGCCTGCGCCGCGCGCGCACGGCCTGCGTCCTCGCGATCGGTGCGGGGCTCGTCGCGGCATCCGCTGTCGGGCTGTCCGCGCCCGCACAGGCCTCGCCCTACCCGTCCTGGTCGGACGTGCAGGCCGCCAAGGGCAACCAGGCCAAGGCGCAGAAAGAGATCGACGCACTGTCCTCGGCGATCACGAGCCTCCAGAACCGTGCCGGAACGGCGATGGACGCCGCCTCCGGTGCGGGCGAGCGCTACCAGGTCGCCGTTCTCGCGCAACAGTCGGCGGCCGCCGACCTCAAGTCGCTCAAGTCGCAGCAGGCCGAAGCCGCCTCGAAGGCCAAGCTGTCGCGAGACCGCGTCGGGCAGCTCGTCGCCGAGCTCTCGCATTCGGGCGGCGGCCAGTTGACCGTCACGATGCTCACCCAGTCGAAGCACGCCGGCAACCTGCTCTACCAGCTCGGGGCGATGACCAACCTCACCGAGCGCACGCGGGGCCTTCTCGAGCAGGCGACGGCCGACGAGCACACCGCGACGGCCCTCAGCGACCAGGCCGCGTCGGCCCAGTCGGCGCTGGCCGAGCGCACGGCCGACGCCGCATCGGCGCTCAAGCAGGCCAACTCCGCTGCCGACACGGCCTCGGCCGCACTCGCCGTGCAGACGAAGAACCAGTCCCAACTGATCTCGCAGGTCGCCTATCTCAAGGGCACGACGGCTGCCGTCGAGACGCAGTACTATAACGGCCAGGCCGCGGGCACGATCGCCGACACGGTGGCGGCCCCGTCGCCCGCCAAGTCGGGCGGGTCGAAGGCCAGCGGGTCGGGCTCTGGCGGGTCGGGCTCTGGTGGGTCGACGACGCCGAGCAAGGCCCCGAATCCTGCGCCGTCGCCCTCGAAGTCGACCACCCCAGTCGCGCCCAAGCCGCCGGTGAGCACGCCGAAGCCGCCGGTCACGACGCCTCCGGTGACGACGCCCCCGTCGTCGGGCTCGTCCGCCGCGGTCAACACCGCGATCGCGTTCGCCAAGGCCCAGGTCGGCAAGGGCTATGTGTTCGGCGGCGCCGGCCCGAACGTCTACGACTGCTCGGGCCTCATGATGGCGTCGTACAACGCCGCAGGCGTCTACATCGGCGGGCACTCGGTGCGCTATCAGTACGACTACCTGCTGGCCCAGGGTCGGATGGTGCCGCTCTCGCAGGCGCGGGCCGGCGACATCCTGATCTACCACAACGGCCCGGACGGCTATTACCACGACGCCATGTACCTCGGTGGCGGCATGATGATCGAGGCGCCGAACCCGAGCGCCCTGGTGCGCATCGTCCCCATCCGGTACACGCAGCTGATGACCACGGTCGGCCGACCCGTCGGCTAG
- a CDS encoding inorganic diphosphatase, with translation MATYDVVVEIPKGSRNKYEVDHETGRVYLDRVLFTAFVYPTDYGYFENTLGLDGDPVDALVLLEYPVFPGVGVSVRPVGVFNMSDEAGSDAKVLVVPAKDPRWQHIQDIDDVPEQTRNEIAHFFERYKDLEPNKWVKADGWGDAAEAEAIVEAGFKKYDEEGGH, from the coding sequence ATGGCCACGTACGACGTCGTCGTCGAAATCCCCAAGGGATCCCGCAACAAGTACGAGGTCGACCACGAGACGGGCCGGGTCTACCTCGACCGCGTGCTCTTCACGGCGTTCGTCTATCCCACCGACTACGGCTACTTCGAGAACACCCTCGGCCTCGACGGCGACCCGGTCGACGCGCTCGTGCTGCTCGAATACCCCGTCTTCCCCGGCGTCGGCGTCTCGGTGCGCCCGGTCGGCGTCTTCAACATGAGCGACGAGGCCGGCTCGGACGCCAAGGTGCTCGTCGTGCCCGCGAAGGACCCGCGCTGGCAGCACATCCAGGACATCGACGACGTGCCCGAGCAGACCCGCAACGAGATCGCGCACTTCTTCGAGCGGTACAAAGACCTCGAGCCGAACAAGTGGGTCAAGGCCGACGGCTGGGGCGACGCCGCCGAGGCCGAGGCCATCGTCGAGGCCGGCTTCAAGAAGTACGACGAAGAGGGCGGGCACTGA
- the tilS gene encoding tRNA lysidine(34) synthetase TilS translates to MPDRPRLTPAIADVRRAARDWFAAAASRPGSGLGPGAGRGAQDPDAHDRADVLVALSGGSDSLALAAAVAFEAPRADPPARAGAVVVDHGLQRGSGEVAARAAEQARALGLDPVLVRRVSVGNAGGPEAAARAARYAALEEAARETGAPSILVAHTLDDQAETVLLGLARGSGPTSLAGMDAITGLYGRPLLGVRRETTRAFCADSGLLPWTDPQNSDPAYARVRVRDVVLPMLERELGPGVALALVRTADQLREDSDALDHFADEQAEDLADHAEAGISLDVRGLEANPAALRQRLIRLAVESEFAVTLSRSQTLEVARLVTDWHGQGPLHLPGITVVRRGGILHFEAVAATP, encoded by the coding sequence GTGCCCGACCGTCCCCGCCTGACTCCCGCCATCGCCGATGTCCGTCGAGCCGCCCGTGACTGGTTCGCCGCGGCCGCATCGAGACCGGGGTCAGGTCTCGGGCCCGGGGCAGGGCGAGGGGCGCAGGATCCTGACGCCCACGACCGCGCAGACGTCCTGGTCGCCCTCAGCGGAGGCTCCGATTCGCTCGCGCTCGCCGCGGCGGTCGCGTTCGAGGCCCCCCGTGCCGACCCCCCGGCGCGCGCGGGCGCCGTCGTCGTCGACCACGGCCTCCAGCGGGGCTCGGGCGAGGTGGCGGCCCGCGCCGCCGAGCAGGCCCGGGCCCTCGGGCTCGACCCGGTGCTCGTGCGGCGGGTCTCGGTCGGGAACGCCGGCGGCCCGGAGGCGGCGGCCCGTGCGGCGAGGTACGCCGCGCTCGAGGAGGCGGCCCGCGAGACCGGAGCGCCCTCGATCCTCGTGGCCCATACGCTCGACGACCAGGCCGAGACGGTGCTGCTCGGGCTGGCGAGGGGCAGCGGGCCGACGAGTCTCGCCGGGATGGACGCGATCACCGGGCTCTACGGCCGGCCGCTGCTCGGCGTACGACGCGAGACGACGCGCGCGTTCTGCGCCGACTCGGGCCTTCTGCCTTGGACGGACCCGCAGAACTCCGACCCCGCCTACGCGCGGGTGCGCGTCCGCGACGTCGTGCTGCCGATGCTCGAGCGCGAGCTCGGCCCCGGTGTGGCGCTCGCCCTCGTGCGAACGGCCGACCAGTTGCGCGAGGACAGCGACGCCCTCGACCACTTCGCCGACGAGCAGGCCGAAGACCTCGCCGATCATGCCGAGGCGGGCATCTCCCTCGACGTCCGAGGTCTCGAAGCCAACCCGGCGGCGCTCCGGCAGCGCCTCATCCGTCTCGCGGTCGAGAGCGAGTTCGCGGTGACGCTGTCGCGCTCGCAGACTCTCGAGGTCGCGCGGCTCGTGACCGACTGGCACGGGCAGGGTCCGCTGCACCTGCCGGGCATTACAGTGGTCAGGCGCGGCGGCATCCTGCACTTCGAGGCCGTGGCCGCGACCCCCTGA
- the hpt gene encoding hypoxanthine phosphoribosyltransferase, translating to MDTSDIEGDLKSILYTEEEIHAKIAEVARRVEIDYAGRDPLLVGVLKGAVMVMADFARELKIPATMDWMAVSSYGSGTKSSGVVRILKDLDADLHGRDVIIVEDIIDSGLTLSWLLANLRGRGAASVEIFALLRKPEAATVEVPVKYAGFEIPNEFVVGYGLDYDERYRNLRAIGILAPHVYS from the coding sequence ATGGACACCAGCGACATCGAAGGCGATCTCAAGTCGATCCTGTACACCGAGGAGGAGATCCACGCGAAGATCGCCGAGGTCGCTCGCCGGGTCGAGATCGACTACGCCGGGCGTGACCCGCTGCTGGTCGGGGTGTTGAAGGGCGCCGTCATGGTGATGGCCGACTTCGCCCGCGAGCTGAAGATCCCCGCCACGATGGACTGGATGGCTGTGTCGTCGTACGGCTCGGGCACGAAGTCGTCGGGCGTCGTCCGCATCCTGAAAGACCTCGACGCCGACCTGCACGGGCGCGACGTGATCATCGTCGAAGACATCATCGACTCGGGGCTCACGCTGTCGTGGCTGTTGGCCAACCTTCGCGGGCGCGGGGCGGCGAGCGTCGAGATCTTCGCACTGCTGCGGAAGCCCGAGGCCGCGACCGTCGAGGTGCCCGTCAAGTACGCAGGATTCGAGATCCCCAACGAATTCGTCGTCGGCTACGGGCTCGATTACGACGAGCGGTATCGCAACCTGCGGGCCATCGGCATCCTTGCGCCGCACGTCTATTCGTGA
- the ftsH gene encoding ATP-dependent zinc metalloprotease FtsH, whose translation MDFKRLLRGPYLYVLIVLIGIAVAYGLLHGGGATQISTQQGLSDLSGGKVASAQIYSNEQRVDLTLNNKTTAQFYYSTPRGAEVVKAVSDAKLAGGTTGGYNDIVTQANPIWSILGLLLPFIVIGIIFWLLLGSMQGGGSKVMQFGKSRAKLNNKETPQVSFSDVAGADEAIEELEEIKDFLKEPAKFQAVGARIPKGVLLYGPPGTGKTLLARAVAGEAGVPFFSISGSDFVEMFVGVGASRVRDLFEQAKQNSPAIIFIDEIDAVGRHRGAGIGGGNDEREQTLNQLLVEMDGFDVKTNVILIAATNRPDVLDPALLRPGRFDRQIGVDAPGMEGRKQILEVHGKGKPLSASVDLEVLARKTPGFTGADLANVLNEAALLTARSNAQLIDNRALDEAVDRVMAGPQRRSRVMKDSEKLITAYHEGGHALAAAAMRHTDPVTKITILPRGRALGYTMVLPLEDKYSVTRNELLDQMAYAMGGRVAEEIVFHDPTSGASNDIEKATSTARKMVTEYGMSSKVGSVKLGQGSGEQFMGRDMGERDYSEKIAETVDTEVRTLLEQAHDEAWQVINDNRDVLDRLAALLLEKETLDHTELAEIFKDVKKLPERPEWLSSSKRPSSSLPAVQIPSRIPVDAGAVDGGVDSSPDAKPARKRPPRTTPGIAPA comes from the coding sequence ATGGACTTCAAGCGCTTACTCCGCGGCCCGTACCTCTACGTGCTCATCGTTCTGATCGGCATCGCCGTGGCCTATGGCCTCCTCCATGGCGGTGGCGCCACTCAGATCAGCACCCAGCAGGGCCTGTCCGACCTGTCCGGCGGCAAGGTCGCCTCGGCTCAGATCTACAGCAACGAGCAGCGGGTCGACCTCACGCTCAACAACAAGACGACGGCGCAGTTCTACTACTCGACGCCTCGCGGCGCCGAGGTCGTGAAGGCCGTGTCCGACGCCAAGCTGGCGGGCGGCACCACCGGCGGCTACAACGACATCGTCACGCAGGCGAACCCGATCTGGTCGATCCTCGGCCTCCTCTTGCCGTTCATCGTGATCGGCATCATCTTCTGGCTGCTCCTCGGCAGCATGCAGGGTGGCGGCAGCAAGGTCATGCAGTTCGGCAAGTCTCGCGCCAAGCTCAACAACAAAGAGACGCCGCAGGTGTCGTTCTCGGACGTCGCCGGTGCCGACGAGGCCATCGAAGAGCTCGAAGAGATCAAAGACTTCTTGAAAGAGCCCGCCAAGTTCCAGGCCGTGGGTGCCAGGATCCCGAAGGGCGTCCTGCTCTACGGCCCTCCCGGCACGGGCAAGACGCTGCTCGCCCGCGCTGTCGCCGGTGAAGCGGGCGTGCCCTTCTTCTCGATCTCGGGCTCGGACTTCGTCGAGATGTTCGTGGGCGTCGGCGCCAGCCGCGTGCGCGACCTCTTCGAACAGGCCAAGCAGAACAGCCCCGCCATCATCTTCATCGACGAGATCGACGCTGTCGGCCGCCACCGCGGCGCCGGTATCGGCGGCGGCAACGACGAACGCGAGCAGACCCTCAACCAGCTGCTCGTCGAGATGGACGGCTTCGACGTCAAGACGAACGTCATCCTGATCGCGGCGACCAACCGACCCGACGTGCTCGACCCCGCGCTCCTCCGCCCCGGCCGCTTCGACCGCCAGATCGGCGTCGACGCCCCCGGCATGGAGGGTCGCAAGCAGATCCTCGAGGTGCACGGCAAGGGCAAGCCGCTCTCGGCGAGCGTCGACCTCGAGGTGCTGGCTCGCAAGACGCCCGGCTTCACCGGCGCCGACCTGGCCAACGTCCTCAACGAGGCTGCGCTGCTCACGGCTCGCAGCAACGCGCAGCTCATCGACAACCGCGCCCTCGACGAGGCCGTCGACCGGGTCATGGCCGGCCCGCAGCGCCGCAGTCGGGTGATGAAAGACAGCGAGAAGCTCATCACCGCGTACCACGAGGGCGGTCACGCTCTCGCCGCTGCTGCCATGCGCCACACCGACCCGGTGACCAAGATCACGATCCTGCCTCGCGGTCGCGCCCTCGGCTACACGATGGTGCTGCCCCTCGAAGACAAGTACTCGGTCACTCGCAACGAGCTGCTCGACCAGATGGCCTACGCCATGGGCGGCCGCGTCGCCGAAGAGATCGTCTTCCACGACCCGACGTCGGGCGCCTCGAATGACATCGAGAAGGCCACGTCGACCGCTCGCAAGATGGTCACCGAATACGGCATGTCGTCCAAGGTCGGCTCGGTCAAGCTCGGACAGGGCTCGGGCGAGCAGTTCATGGGCCGCGACATGGGCGAGCGCGACTACTCGGAGAAGATCGCCGAGACGGTCGACACCGAGGTGCGCACCCTCCTCGAGCAGGCGCACGACGAGGCGTGGCAGGTCATCAACGACAACCGCGACGTGCTCGACCGCCTCGCGGCCCTGCTGCTCGAGAAGGAGACGCTCGACCACACCGAGCTGGCCGAGATCTTCAAAGACGTCAAGAAGCTGCCCGAGCGCCCCGAGTGGCTCTCGAGCTCGAAGCGCCCGTCGTCGAGCCTGCCGGCCGTCCAGATCCCCTCGCGGATCCCGGTCGACGCCGGTGCGGTCGACGGAGGCGTCGACTCGTCGCCGGATGCCAAGCCCGCGCGCAAGCGCCCGCCGCGCACCACGCCCGGCATCGCTCCCGCCTAG
- the folP gene encoding dihydropteroate synthase yields the protein MGILNVTLDSFSDGGRYARFDDAVAHARALAADGADLIDIGGESTRPGAPRVEVHEEQRRVIPVIRELVALGMRVSIDTMNAATAFAAVAAGAEVINDVSGGLADPHMAQVVVDTGSTYIAMHWRGHSDVMQQNARYTSAVAEVKAELFQRVAELVVQGVDPAKIVIDPGLGFAKLADHNWQLLGHLHELGELGLPVLVAASRKRFLGALLPEDAGVRERDPATAVISALAGQAGAWGVRVHDVASTRAALDVWEAWQKGSRG from the coding sequence ATGGGCATCCTGAACGTCACTCTCGACTCGTTCAGCGACGGCGGGCGCTATGCCCGCTTCGACGACGCCGTCGCGCATGCCCGCGCGCTCGCGGCGGACGGCGCCGATCTGATCGACATCGGCGGCGAGTCGACCCGCCCCGGGGCCCCGCGCGTCGAAGTGCACGAAGAACAACGGCGCGTGATCCCGGTGATCCGCGAGCTCGTCGCCCTCGGGATGCGGGTCAGCATCGACACCATGAACGCCGCCACCGCGTTCGCAGCCGTCGCGGCGGGCGCCGAGGTCATCAACGACGTCTCGGGCGGCTTGGCCGACCCGCACATGGCCCAGGTCGTCGTCGACACGGGCAGCACCTACATCGCCATGCACTGGCGCGGTCACTCCGACGTCATGCAGCAGAACGCCCGCTACACCAGCGCTGTCGCCGAGGTGAAGGCCGAGCTCTTCCAACGCGTGGCCGAGCTCGTCGTGCAGGGCGTCGACCCGGCCAAGATCGTCATCGATCCGGGCCTCGGGTTCGCCAAGCTGGCCGACCACAACTGGCAGCTGCTCGGGCACCTGCACGAGCTGGGCGAGCTGGGGCTGCCGGTGCTCGTGGCCGCGTCGCGCAAGCGCTTCCTGGGGGCCCTGCTGCCCGAGGATGCGGGCGTGCGCGAACGGGATCCTGCGACCGCCGTCATCAGCGCCCTGGCCGGGCAGGCCGGCGCGTGGGGCGTCCGCGTGCACGATGTCGCATCGACCCGCGCCGCCCTCGATGTGTGGGAGGCGTGGCAGAAAGGGTCCCGTGGTTGA
- the folB gene encoding dihydroneopterin aldolase produces the protein MVDQLKLTGVRAKGHHGYFDYEKQQGQDFVVDVIVDIDAIESASSDDLDKTVHYGVLAERIVHDIEHDPVDLIETLAERIAATVLSFPAAIRTNVTVHKPEAPIAVPFGDVSISIDRGRS, from the coding sequence GTGGTTGACCAGCTGAAACTGACCGGAGTCCGGGCGAAGGGCCACCACGGCTACTTCGACTACGAGAAGCAGCAGGGGCAGGATTTCGTCGTCGACGTGATCGTCGACATCGATGCCATCGAGTCGGCGTCGTCGGACGACCTCGACAAGACCGTGCACTACGGCGTGCTCGCCGAGCGCATCGTGCACGACATCGAGCACGACCCCGTCGACCTGATCGAGACCCTCGCCGAGCGGATCGCCGCGACTGTCTTGTCGTTCCCTGCCGCGATCCGGACGAACGTCACCGTGCACAAGCCGGAGGCGCCCATCGCGGTGCCGTTCGGCGACGTGTCGATCTCCATCGACCGGGGCCGTTCATGA
- the folK gene encoding 2-amino-4-hydroxy-6-hydroxymethyldihydropteridine diphosphokinase, with protein sequence MNSDPLPVRAVVALGANLGDRDATLRAAVAALAATPGVTVLDASVPIESVALTPDGLDESKPAYLNGAALVETTLGPVELLDQLNRIEDDHGRVRLERWGDRTLDLDLVVHGDTVVDTPRLTLPHPRAADRSFVLEPWLQVDPEAVLPGAGPVRGILVGLQDPVAHRAGAARLTESAASPSPKDSA encoded by the coding sequence ATGAACTCCGACCCCCTTCCGGTGCGCGCTGTCGTCGCGCTCGGGGCGAACCTCGGTGACCGCGACGCCACTCTGCGGGCGGCCGTGGCGGCGCTGGCCGCGACACCCGGCGTGACCGTTCTCGACGCCAGCGTGCCCATCGAATCCGTCGCGCTCACCCCCGACGGCCTCGACGAGTCGAAGCCCGCCTATCTCAACGGCGCAGCCCTCGTCGAGACGACGCTGGGGCCCGTCGAGCTGCTCGATCAGCTGAATCGCATCGAAGACGACCACGGCCGCGTGCGCCTCGAGCGCTGGGGCGATCGCACCCTCGACCTCGACCTCGTCGTGCACGGCGACACTGTCGTCGACACCCCCCGGCTGACACTGCCGCACCCGCGCGCCGCCGACCGATCGTTCGTGCTCGAGCCGTGGCTGCAGGTCGACCCCGAGGCCGTGCTGCCGGGGGCGGGGCCCGTCCGTGGCATCCTGGTGGGGCTTCAGGATCCGGTCGCCCACCGTGCCGGCGCCGCTCGCCTGACCGAGTCGGCCGCTTCGCCCTCTCCGAAAGACTCCGCGTGA
- a CDS encoding DUF3180 domain-containing protein — MKRTRISTVISVLVVAAAAGFALDAVLTTTLHPIFVPAFTLGLALLAIAAIVISLAVPVFRVARGRTHDPIDAYYATRVVLIAKASSIAGAIFGGGMGGLLVYMLSRPVPISAGSIVPTIIGVVGGVALMVAGLVAEYMCTVPPEDDTRDGGGGAQQRI; from the coding sequence GTGAAACGCACCCGCATCTCGACCGTCATCAGCGTGCTCGTCGTCGCGGCAGCGGCGGGGTTCGCCCTCGACGCCGTGCTGACGACGACGCTGCACCCGATCTTCGTGCCCGCGTTCACTCTGGGCCTCGCGCTGCTCGCCATCGCGGCGATCGTGATCTCGCTGGCCGTGCCGGTCTTCCGGGTGGCGCGCGGCCGCACGCACGATCCGATCGACGCCTACTACGCCACGCGCGTCGTGCTGATCGCCAAGGCGTCGAGCATCGCGGGCGCGATCTTCGGTGGCGGCATGGGCGGCCTGCTCGTCTACATGCTGAGCCGCCCCGTGCCGATCTCGGCCGGGTCGATCGTGCCCACGATCATCGGCGTCGTCGGCGGCGTGGCGCTCATGGTCGCCGGCCTCGTCGCCGAATACATGTGCACCGTGCCGCCCGAAGACGACACGCGCGACGGCGGCGGCGGGGCACAGCAGCGCATCTGA